The following are from one region of the Luteimonas sp. MC1572 genome:
- the plsB gene encoding glycerol-3-phosphate 1-O-acyltransferase PlsB produces MPDQPSLFDSSPEAARPGGADAPGAAAPEDLSPGAAAPADLHDTRPQPPGPAVADVLRAPARPRAAPRAQRPLWARLLGGMLAPWIGLKIEPSAPGPTIDGRLVCYVLEDYGLSNALILERACREAGLPSPLRPLPGDPLGRKRAYVALSRRNAGNALALATQIATQQRKPPKKSHSDSLARLLEAHRHDPGLDVQLVPVSIFVGRSPDKNSGWFSVLFSENWTIVGRFRRLLAILLNGRDTLVRFSPAIDLQGVITEGLEPEREVRKLSRVLRTHFNRIRAAVIGPDLSTRRLLVDKVLSAQPVRDAIADQARREGAVGDKAQAEAWKKAHGYAYEIAADYAHPVVRSASFLLSTVWNRIFRGVLVHHLDNLKAAAPGHEVVYVPCHRSHMDYLLLSYLLYTRGIVPPHIAAGINLNLPVIGTILRKGGAFFIRRSFRGNALYSAVFTEYVAQLVSGGYSIEYFIEGGRSRTGRLLQPKGGMVAMTVRAFLRQPTRPVLFQPVYIGYEKLMEGNSYLDELSGKPKEGESIWALLWGIPKVLRQNYGQVVVNFGQPIALADMLAEHAGEWDGTPLPDEEKPGWLSTTVDATAQRIQERVNSAADVNPINLLALALLSTPKHAMGEGDLTAQIVLSKKLLDEVPYSPLVTVTPHSPEQIIAHGEEIGVLHRVAHPLGDVLRVDGNTAVLLSYFRNNVVHLFTASAWIACCFLHNRRMARDSLLRIGRAMYPFLQGELFLPWDEDGFAGRIDQTIALFIREGLLERVGDDDGGILARHAGQSDEVFRLRALGHPLQQAFERYYIAISVLAKNGSGALGTGELETLCQLAAQRLSLLYAPAAPEFFDKTLFRGFIQKLRELGLVKLDHNSKLAFDQRLDTWAKDAKLILGRELRHTIEKISPEAAKRQPEPAATDQAADASGG; encoded by the coding sequence ATGCCTGACCAACCTTCCCTGTTCGACAGCAGCCCCGAGGCCGCGAGGCCCGGCGGCGCGGATGCCCCCGGCGCTGCCGCGCCCGAGGATCTTTCGCCGGGTGCTGCCGCGCCGGCCGACCTGCACGACACCCGCCCGCAACCGCCGGGCCCTGCGGTTGCGGACGTCCTGCGCGCGCCCGCCCGCCCGCGTGCGGCGCCGCGCGCGCAGCGCCCGCTGTGGGCGCGCCTGCTCGGCGGCATGCTGGCGCCCTGGATCGGGCTGAAGATCGAGCCGTCGGCCCCCGGCCCCACGATCGATGGGCGGCTGGTCTGCTACGTGCTCGAGGATTACGGGCTTTCCAACGCCCTGATCCTGGAACGCGCCTGCCGCGAAGCAGGCCTGCCGTCCCCGCTGCGGCCGCTCCCGGGTGACCCGCTGGGCCGCAAGCGCGCCTACGTGGCGCTGTCGCGGCGCAACGCCGGCAACGCGCTCGCCCTGGCGACGCAGATCGCCACCCAGCAGCGCAAGCCGCCGAAGAAGAGCCACTCCGACTCGCTGGCCCGCCTGCTCGAGGCGCATCGGCACGACCCGGGCCTGGACGTGCAGCTGGTGCCGGTCTCGATCTTCGTCGGCCGTTCGCCGGACAAGAACAGCGGCTGGTTCTCGGTGCTGTTCTCGGAGAACTGGACGATCGTCGGGCGTTTCCGGCGCCTGCTGGCGATCCTGCTCAATGGCCGCGACACCCTGGTGCGGTTCTCCCCGGCGATCGACCTGCAGGGCGTGATCACCGAGGGCCTCGAGCCGGAACGCGAGGTGCGCAAGCTGTCGCGCGTGCTGCGCACGCACTTCAACCGCATCCGCGCGGCGGTGATCGGCCCCGACCTGTCCACCCGCCGCCTGCTGGTCGACAAGGTGCTGTCCGCGCAGCCGGTGCGCGACGCCATTGCCGACCAGGCACGACGCGAAGGCGCGGTCGGCGACAAGGCGCAGGCCGAAGCCTGGAAGAAGGCGCACGGCTACGCCTACGAGATCGCGGCCGACTACGCGCATCCGGTGGTGCGCTCGGCCAGCTTCCTCCTGTCCACGGTCTGGAACCGGATCTTCCGCGGCGTGCTGGTGCACCACCTCGACAACCTCAAGGCCGCGGCGCCGGGCCATGAAGTGGTCTACGTGCCCTGCCACCGCAGCCACATGGACTACCTGCTGCTGAGCTACCTGCTGTACACGCGCGGCATCGTGCCGCCGCACATCGCCGCGGGCATCAACCTCAACCTGCCGGTGATCGGCACCATCCTGCGCAAGGGTGGCGCGTTCTTCATCCGGCGCAGCTTCCGCGGCAACGCGCTGTACTCGGCGGTGTTCACCGAATACGTGGCGCAACTGGTATCGGGCGGCTATTCCATCGAGTACTTCATCGAAGGCGGGCGTTCGCGCACCGGCCGCCTGCTGCAGCCCAAGGGCGGCATGGTGGCGATGACGGTGCGTGCGTTCCTGCGCCAGCCGACGCGGCCGGTGCTGTTCCAGCCGGTGTACATCGGCTACGAGAAGCTGATGGAGGGCAACAGCTACCTCGACGAGCTCTCCGGCAAGCCCAAGGAAGGCGAGTCGATCTGGGCGCTGCTGTGGGGCATCCCGAAAGTGCTGCGCCAGAACTACGGCCAGGTGGTGGTGAACTTCGGCCAGCCGATCGCGCTGGCCGACATGCTCGCCGAGCACGCCGGCGAGTGGGACGGCACGCCGCTGCCGGACGAGGAAAAACCCGGCTGGCTGTCGACCACGGTCGACGCCACCGCGCAGCGCATCCAGGAGCGCGTCAACAGCGCCGCCGACGTCAACCCGATCAACCTGCTGGCGCTCGCCCTGCTGTCCACGCCCAAGCACGCGATGGGCGAGGGCGACCTGACCGCGCAGATCGTGCTGTCGAAGAAGCTGCTGGACGAAGTGCCCTACAGCCCGCTGGTCACCGTGACCCCGCATTCTCCGGAACAGATCATCGCCCACGGCGAAGAGATCGGCGTGCTGCACCGCGTGGCGCATCCGCTCGGCGACGTGCTGCGCGTCGACGGCAACACCGCGGTGCTGCTGTCGTACTTCCGCAACAACGTGGTGCACCTGTTCACCGCCTCGGCGTGGATCGCGTGCTGCTTCCTGCACAACCGGCGCATGGCGCGCGACAGCCTGCTGCGCATCGGCCGTGCGATGTACCCGTTCCTGCAGGGCGAGCTGTTCCTGCCCTGGGACGAGGACGGGTTTGCCGGACGCATCGACCAGACCATCGCGCTGTTCATCCGCGAGGGCCTGCTCGAGCGCGTCGGCGACGACGACGGCGGCATCCTCGCCCGCCACGCAGGCCAGTCCGACGAGGTGTTCCGCCTGCGCGCGCTCGGGCATCCGCTGCAGCAGGCGTTCGAGCGCTACTACATCGCGATATCGGTGCTGGCCAAGAACGGTTCCGGCGCGCTCGGCACCGGCGAACTGGAAACCCTGTGCCAGCTGGCGGCACAGCGCCTGAGCCTGCTGTACGCCCCGGCGGCACCGGAGTTCTTCGACAAGACCCTGTTCCGCGGCTTCATCCAGAAGCTGCGCGAGCTCGGCCTGGTGAAGCTGGACCACAACAGCAAGCTCGCGTTCGACCAGCGCCTGGACACCTGGGCCAAGGACGCCAAGCTGATCCTCGGCCGCGAGCTGCGCCACACCATCGAGAAGATCAGCCCCGAGGCGGCCAAGCGGCAGCCCGAGCCCGCGGCAACGGACCAGGCCGCGGACGCGTCCGGGGGCTGA
- a CDS encoding recombination-associated protein RdgC, with translation MFFRNLTLFRFPTSLDLAALEDALAAQPLKPVGPLELSSRGFVAPLGRDTEAFAHRVPDAIWVAVGGEDRLLPSAVVNDMLARKLDELEEREGRRPGGRARKRLKDDLVHELLPRAFVRPTRTDAMIDLKNGLCIVDSSSRKSAEAVVSQLREALGSFPALPLNAEVAPRSVLTGWIAGEKLPDGLTLGEECEMKDANDKGAVVKCQRQDLGSDEITHHLEAGKQVTRLALNLDDHVSFVLGEDLVVRKLKFLDGVVDQLDSGDRADQRAELDAQFALMSAEVRRLFEVLEPALKLSRVDA, from the coding sequence ATGTTCTTTCGCAACCTCACGCTGTTCCGCTTCCCCACCTCGCTCGACCTCGCCGCACTCGAAGACGCGCTTGCCGCGCAGCCGCTGAAGCCGGTCGGCCCGCTGGAACTCTCCTCGCGCGGTTTCGTCGCGCCGCTCGGCCGTGACACCGAAGCCTTCGCCCACCGCGTGCCCGACGCCATCTGGGTGGCCGTGGGAGGCGAGGACCGCCTGCTGCCGTCGGCGGTGGTCAACGACATGCTCGCGCGCAAGCTCGACGAGCTGGAAGAACGCGAAGGCCGCCGCCCCGGCGGGCGCGCGCGCAAGCGCCTCAAGGACGACCTGGTGCACGAGCTGCTGCCGCGTGCGTTCGTGCGCCCGACGCGCACCGACGCCATGATCGACCTGAAGAACGGGCTGTGCATCGTCGACTCCTCGTCGCGCAAGAGCGCCGAGGCGGTGGTGTCGCAGCTGCGCGAGGCGCTGGGCAGCTTCCCGGCCCTGCCGCTGAATGCGGAAGTCGCGCCGCGCAGCGTGCTGACCGGCTGGATCGCCGGCGAGAAGCTTCCCGACGGCCTGACGCTCGGCGAGGAATGCGAGATGAAGGACGCCAACGACAAGGGCGCGGTGGTGAAGTGCCAGCGCCAGGACCTCGGCAGCGACGAGATCACCCACCACCTCGAGGCCGGAAAGCAGGTCACCCGCCTGGCGCTCAACCTCGACGACCACGTGTCGTTCGTGCTCGGCGAAGACCTGGTGGTGCGCAAGCTGAAGTTCCTCGACGGCGTGGTCGACCAGCTCGACAGCGGCGACCGCGCCGACCAGCGCGCGGAGCTCGACGCGCAGTTCGCGCTGATGTCGGCCGAAGTGCGGCGCCTGTTCGAAGTGCTCGAGCCCGCGCTCAAGCTGTCGCGCGTCGACGCCTGA
- the ttcA gene encoding tRNA 2-thiocytidine(32) synthetase TtcA: MSTVLPLAEPTPRKPRADTPAPQLAKRLRHQVGRAIADFGMIEDGDKVMVCLSGGKDSYTLLDILLQLQKKAPVSFSLTAVNLDQKQPGFPAHVLPDYLRALGVDFHVIEQDTYSVVARVVPEGKTMCSLCSRLRRGALYAHAAEHGFTRIALGHHRDDMVATFFLNMFFHAKLAGMPPKLLSDDGRHLVIRPLAYVAEADIAAYADAMRFPIIPCNLCGSQENLQRRHVQRMMADWERETPGRIDQIARALGDVRPSQLGDPALFDFAGLGRSDAGPAPRTEH, translated from the coding sequence ATGAGCACCGTCCTGCCCCTCGCCGAACCGACCCCGCGCAAGCCGCGCGCCGACACCCCGGCACCGCAGCTGGCCAAGCGCCTGCGCCACCAGGTCGGTCGCGCGATCGCCGATTTCGGCATGATCGAAGACGGCGACAAGGTGATGGTGTGCCTGTCCGGCGGCAAGGACAGCTACACCCTGCTGGACATCCTGCTGCAGCTGCAGAAGAAGGCGCCGGTGTCGTTCTCGCTCACCGCGGTCAACCTCGACCAGAAGCAGCCGGGGTTTCCGGCGCACGTGCTGCCCGACTACCTGCGCGCGCTCGGCGTGGACTTCCACGTCATCGAACAGGACACCTATTCGGTGGTCGCGCGCGTCGTGCCGGAAGGCAAGACCATGTGCTCGCTGTGCTCGCGCCTGCGCCGCGGCGCGCTGTACGCGCACGCCGCCGAGCACGGCTTCACGCGCATCGCGCTGGGCCACCACCGCGACGACATGGTGGCGACGTTCTTCCTCAACATGTTCTTCCACGCGAAGCTCGCCGGCATGCCGCCGAAGCTGCTGAGCGACGACGGCCGCCACCTGGTGATCCGCCCGCTGGCCTACGTGGCGGAAGCCGATATCGCCGCCTATGCCGATGCCATGCGCTTCCCGATCATCCCCTGCAACCTGTGCGGCTCGCAGGAGAACCTGCAGCGCAGGCACGTGCAGCGCATGATGGCGGACTGGGAGCGCGAGACGCCCGGCCGCATCGACCAGATCGCGCGCGCGCTCGGCGACGTGCGCCCGTCGCAGCTGGGCGACCCGGCGCTGTTCGACTTCGCCGGCCTCGGCCGCAGCGACGCCGGGCCCGCCCCCCGTACCGAGCACTGA
- a CDS encoding SprT family zinc-dependent metalloprotease yields MSSLLRLLLPKSIAPGTRNVQRDTVALAMDDGSSIDVLRVRDPRARRVRLSVDERGARLTLPPRASLDAGERFLREHSDWLQAQLRAHAIDHITPLQRGVTDALPLRGELLPLRWERGRFACVVRDADGLVFRDTARGGGTALRRALREFYESEARADVGRWLPGYLPGLPRAPARMRLKPMSSQWGSLAPDGTLALDLALVLGRPSAFEYVLVHELCHLLRPDHSPAFWHEVEARCPDWRAERDYFRSEGRQLKAALRVLLSGDTASPP; encoded by the coding sequence ATGTCGTCCCTGCTCCGCCTGCTGCTTCCGAAGTCCATTGCACCGGGCACCCGCAACGTCCAGCGCGACACCGTCGCGCTCGCGATGGACGATGGCAGCTCCATCGATGTGCTGCGCGTGCGCGACCCGCGCGCGCGGCGCGTGCGCCTGTCGGTCGATGAACGCGGCGCGCGCCTGACGCTGCCGCCGCGCGCCAGCCTGGATGCGGGCGAGCGTTTCCTGCGCGAACACAGCGACTGGCTGCAGGCGCAGCTGCGCGCGCATGCCATCGACCACATCACGCCGCTGCAGCGTGGCGTCACCGACGCGCTGCCGCTGCGGGGCGAACTGCTGCCGCTGCGCTGGGAGCGCGGGCGCTTCGCCTGCGTGGTGCGCGATGCCGACGGCCTGGTGTTCCGCGACACCGCGCGTGGCGGCGGCACCGCGCTGCGCCGCGCACTGCGCGAGTTCTACGAGAGCGAAGCGCGCGCCGACGTCGGCCGCTGGCTGCCCGGCTACCTGCCCGGCCTGCCGCGGGCGCCCGCGCGCATGCGCCTGAAGCCGATGTCCTCGCAGTGGGGTTCGCTGGCGCCGGACGGCACGCTCGCGCTCGACCTGGCGCTGGTGCTCGGCCGGCCGTCGGCGTTCGAATACGTGCTGGTGCACGAGCTCTGCCACCTGCTGCGGCCCGATCATTCGCCGGCGTTCTGGCACGAGGTGGAGGCGCGCTGCCCGGACTGGCGCGCCGAGCGCGACTATTTCCGCAGCGAAGGCCGCCAGCTCAAGGCCGCGCTGCGCGTGCTGCTGTCCGGGGACACCGCTTCCCCGCCTTGA
- a CDS encoding lipid-binding SYLF domain-containing protein encodes MPALAAALALALVAAPAVAGPDQDARALNAVRVLTDIQQIPESGIPDKLFDEARAIVVVPDTIKAGLVLGGRRGRGLMSVKNPDGTWSNPSFVTLTGGSIGFQAGVQSADVVLVFRSDRGLESIVNGKFTLGADAAVAAGPLGRNASTATDGELKAEIWSWSRARGLFAGVALDGAVLSIDDSANESVYGRDTTPRMIFEGRARGQPSAAVVDFRDRLEEATALARSNRGTTAAQGRTGYSAPAAPATAVVDTRPIAAGSAAPSAFEPVEDSPVFAEPLPESLPEPLPEPRW; translated from the coding sequence ATGCCCGCGCTTGCCGCCGCGCTCGCGCTCGCCCTCGTCGCCGCGCCCGCCGTTGCCGGCCCGGACCAGGATGCGCGCGCGCTGAATGCCGTGCGCGTGCTCACCGACATCCAGCAGATCCCGGAGTCCGGGATTCCGGACAAGCTGTTCGACGAAGCGCGCGCGATCGTGGTGGTGCCCGACACCATCAAGGCCGGCCTGGTGCTTGGCGGCCGCCGCGGCCGCGGGCTGATGTCGGTCAAGAATCCCGATGGCACCTGGTCCAACCCGAGCTTCGTGACGCTCACCGGCGGCAGCATCGGCTTCCAGGCGGGCGTGCAGTCGGCCGACGTGGTGCTGGTGTTCCGCAGCGACCGCGGCCTGGAGTCGATCGTCAACGGCAAGTTCACCCTCGGCGCCGATGCCGCGGTGGCCGCGGGTCCGCTGGGCCGCAATGCGTCCACCGCCACCGACGGCGAGCTGAAAGCCGAGATCTGGTCGTGGTCGCGCGCGCGCGGCCTGTTCGCCGGCGTGGCGCTCGACGGCGCGGTGCTGTCGATCGACGACTCCGCCAACGAGTCCGTCTACGGCCGCGACACCACGCCGAGGATGATCTTCGAGGGCCGCGCCAGGGGCCAGCCGTCGGCCGCGGTGGTGGATTTCCGCGACCGCCTGGAAGAAGCCACCGCGCTGGCGCGCAGCAACCGGGGCACGACCGCAGCCCAAGGCCGCACGGGCTACAGCGCGCCTGCGGCGCCTGCGACTGCGGTCGTCGACACCCGGCCGATCGCCGCGGGCAGCGCGGCGCCTTCGGCCTTCGAACCGGTCGAGGACAGCCCGGTGTTCGCCGAGCCGCTGCCTGAATCGCTGCCCGAGCCGCTCCCGGAACCGCGTTGGTAA
- a CDS encoding alpha/beta hydrolase — MDAFELDVPLGKVRGLSAGTAGATPVLALHGWLDNAASFIPLAPHLAGVDLRAVDLPGHGASDHLAAGADYSFAGAVHSVLDIADALGWERFALLGHSMGAGIASLVAAACPERVTRLVAIEALGALAETPENTVSRLRDAVAATRALPGKRLRVFPDLEIAVRARMKANGLTEPVARLLVERGVLAVEGGWSWSSDPRLTLPTMVRMTEAQVDDLVAGITCPTRVVFADPAQVYLPDALRRARAARLPDGDMTIIAGSHHLHMEDPQAVADAIGDFLVR; from the coding sequence ATGGACGCCTTCGAACTCGACGTGCCGCTGGGCAAGGTGCGCGGCCTGAGCGCCGGAACGGCGGGTGCGACGCCGGTGCTGGCCTTGCATGGCTGGCTCGACAACGCCGCGAGCTTCATTCCACTGGCACCGCACCTCGCGGGCGTCGACCTGCGCGCGGTCGACCTGCCCGGGCACGGCGCCAGCGACCACCTCGCCGCGGGCGCCGACTATTCGTTCGCCGGCGCCGTGCATTCGGTGCTCGACATCGCCGACGCGCTCGGCTGGGAGCGCTTCGCGCTGCTCGGCCATTCAATGGGCGCCGGCATCGCCAGCCTGGTGGCCGCCGCGTGCCCCGAGCGGGTGACGCGGCTGGTGGCGATCGAGGCGCTGGGCGCGCTGGCGGAAACGCCGGAGAACACCGTCTCGCGGCTGCGCGATGCCGTGGCCGCGACCCGCGCGCTGCCCGGCAAGCGCCTGCGCGTGTTCCCCGACCTCGAGATCGCGGTGCGCGCGCGCATGAAGGCCAACGGGCTGACAGAACCGGTGGCACGGCTGCTGGTGGAGCGCGGCGTGCTGGCGGTGGAAGGTGGCTGGAGCTGGAGCAGCGATCCGCGCCTGACCCTGCCGACCATGGTGCGCATGACCGAGGCGCAGGTCGACGACCTGGTGGCCGGCATCACCTGCCCGACACGGGTGGTGTTCGCCGACCCCGCGCAGGTCTACCTGCCGGATGCGCTGCGCCGCGCTCGCGCCGCGCGCCTGCCCGATGGCGACATGACCATCATCGCCGGCAGCCACCACCTGCACATGGAAGATCCGCAGGCGGTTGCCGACGCGATCGGCGATTTCCTCGTCCGCTGA
- a CDS encoding Ig-like domain-containing protein, translated as MTTRSSALLAVATLSVGAAVAAGLNHAPADDSTLTVRDRPVTIDVLANDPGVTASTDLRLYRHPAHGSASVVGRRVVYTPAPGFAGRDRIQYSVKTGRSFGIASVEILVGDAVVLDGAVTDAGGNAHVAAGVGGHVFRARAGADGRYRLEVIGLPGDMVTLSASSGDVALLAVPGTVGRLRGEAGADGVLTRDENSQVQLSRLSSALAYLLQLANGGAPVASEAGLHAALGAYDAAALLEMAAAIKLVADGDYPLPAGITDTLALISDADAYRAFIAAVDADDALALRVAALATMFDDAVLPIARPEDFLGARSLASPAAGGNVRVGLIEGERLDLQAGGAGQFHATHPTADPSAGWTFGAGSMRVVPHAPAVTEEDGWLDGIATRRLRSVERLDHRLLVEGLGSGRDLVAVTVHTRLRYPDNPGAPDELYTAHLLRLSYRDGATGIPFVAAEIPGVRTLPLHRPEAFTLSGGGDATQGHAPHRFLPGGTGIVLDDGQAFTWSLEADGNLSLAYADGEHMRVRRLMRDGRKGEGVLASFVLPGGLLRSDFALSAVRDGSLAFDAAGVARAWRSGFAIGQAIHDEYRFDFHIVLDGPGQTGYQLNVGDGVSTSSPLRWEIEGGAMVARRYRDNRGWQVECTVGVDGCVVYLERRWTPMSASGGRIYVHEELWMMGPADGGLEMYSQRGNFYDAG; from the coding sequence ATGACCACCAGATCCAGCGCGTTGCTTGCCGTCGCGACCCTTTCCGTTGGCGCCGCGGTAGCCGCCGGCCTCAACCACGCGCCGGCCGACGACAGCACGCTCACCGTCCGCGATCGTCCCGTCACCATCGACGTGCTGGCCAACGATCCCGGCGTGACGGCCAGCACCGACCTGCGCCTGTACCGGCATCCGGCACACGGCAGCGCCTCCGTGGTGGGTCGCAGGGTGGTGTACACGCCGGCGCCGGGCTTCGCAGGGCGTGACCGCATCCAGTACTCGGTCAAGACCGGGCGCAGCTTCGGCATTGCCAGCGTGGAGATCCTCGTGGGCGACGCAGTGGTGCTCGATGGCGCCGTGACCGACGCTGGCGGCAACGCGCATGTCGCGGCCGGCGTTGGCGGCCACGTGTTCCGGGCGCGGGCAGGGGCGGACGGCCGCTACCGGCTCGAGGTGATCGGCCTGCCCGGCGACATGGTGACCCTGTCGGCGTCATCGGGCGACGTGGCCCTGCTGGCCGTGCCGGGCACCGTAGGGCGGCTGCGCGGCGAAGCCGGGGCCGACGGCGTGCTGACCCGCGACGAGAACAGCCAGGTGCAGCTCAGCCGTCTCAGCTCCGCACTCGCCTACCTGCTGCAGCTGGCCAACGGCGGAGCGCCGGTCGCGTCCGAAGCCGGGCTGCACGCGGCGCTGGGTGCGTACGACGCCGCGGCGCTGCTGGAGATGGCCGCGGCCATCAAGCTGGTGGCCGACGGGGACTATCCGCTGCCCGCCGGGATCACGGACACCCTTGCGCTGATCAGCGACGCGGATGCGTACCGGGCCTTCATCGCCGCGGTCGACGCCGATGACGCGCTGGCGCTGCGGGTGGCAGCCCTGGCGACGATGTTCGACGATGCGGTGCTGCCGATCGCGAGGCCCGAGGACTTTCTCGGCGCCCGCTCGCTGGCATCGCCGGCTGCGGGGGGCAATGTCCGGGTCGGCCTGATCGAGGGTGAGCGCCTCGACCTGCAGGCGGGCGGAGCGGGGCAGTTCCATGCGACCCACCCCACCGCGGACCCCAGCGCTGGATGGACATTCGGCGCGGGCAGCATGCGCGTGGTTCCGCACGCGCCGGCGGTCACCGAGGAAGACGGCTGGCTCGATGGCATCGCGACGCGCCGCCTGCGCAGCGTGGAGCGCCTCGACCATCGCCTGCTGGTGGAGGGCCTGGGCAGCGGGCGCGACCTGGTCGCCGTGACGGTGCATACGCGCCTGCGCTACCCGGACAACCCGGGAGCGCCCGACGAGCTGTACACGGCCCACCTGCTGCGGCTGTCCTACCGCGACGGTGCCACCGGCATCCCGTTCGTGGCAGCGGAAATCCCCGGGGTGCGCACCCTGCCGCTGCACCGCCCGGAAGCGTTCACCCTGTCGGGTGGCGGCGATGCGACCCAAGGCCATGCGCCGCACCGCTTCCTGCCGGGCGGCACCGGCATCGTGCTCGACGACGGCCAGGCATTCACCTGGTCACTCGAGGCGGACGGCAACCTCAGCCTGGCGTATGCCGATGGCGAGCACATGCGTGTGCGCCGCCTGATGCGCGACGGGCGCAAGGGCGAGGGCGTGCTGGCCAGCTTCGTGCTGCCGGGCGGGCTGCTGAGATCCGACTTCGCGCTATCCGCGGTACGCGATGGCAGCCTGGCTTTCGATGCGGCGGGCGTGGCGCGGGCGTGGCGTTCGGGCTTCGCCATCGGCCAGGCGATCCACGACGAATATCGCTTCGACTTCCACATCGTGCTCGACGGTCCGGGCCAGACCGGCTACCAGCTCAATGTCGGCGACGGCGTATCCACCAGCAGCCCCCTGCGCTGGGAGATCGAAGGCGGCGCCATGGTCGCGCGCCGCTATCGCGACAACCGGGGCTGGCAGGTCGAGTGCACGGTGGGCGTGGACGGCTGCGTGGTCTACCTGGAGCGGCGCTGGACCCCCATGTCCGCCAGCGGCGGGCGCATCTACGTCCACGAAGAACTGTGGATGATGGGCCCGGCGGACGGTGGCCTGGAGATGTACAGCCAGCGCGGCAACTTCTACGACGCCGGCTGA
- the hemH gene encoding ferrochelatase, translating into MTELHPAPGDTLLLVNLGTPAAPTPEAIRTYLAEFLSDPRVVALPRWLWQPILRLAVLPRRSKAVAHKYEQVWMDGGSPLAVHTRRLAEAVQARMPGVRVVHAMRYGAPVLEAELVAARDRDGRVVVLPLYPQYSTTTTASVVDVVRRVMPAAQVRVVDEYSVDPGWVHAVAASIRAHWQANGRGELLLFSFHGIPQRLVDAGDPYERQCHAGAQAIVAALGLEDGEWQTAFQSRFGAGAWLKPATDATLRALAGAGTRRVDVVCPGFSADCLETLEEIAIQNAELFREHGGETLAYIPCLNDAPAHADAIAAIAMRELAAWR; encoded by the coding sequence ATGACCGAACTCCATCCCGCCCCCGGCGACACGCTGTTGCTGGTCAACCTCGGTACGCCCGCGGCGCCGACGCCCGAGGCCATCCGCACGTACCTCGCCGAATTCCTGTCCGATCCGCGCGTGGTCGCGCTGCCGCGCTGGCTGTGGCAGCCGATCCTGCGCCTGGCGGTGCTGCCGCGGCGCTCGAAGGCGGTCGCGCACAAGTACGAACAGGTGTGGATGGACGGCGGCTCGCCGCTGGCGGTGCACACGCGCCGGCTGGCCGAAGCGGTGCAGGCGCGCATGCCCGGCGTGCGCGTGGTGCACGCGATGCGCTACGGCGCGCCGGTGCTGGAAGCAGAACTCGTCGCCGCACGCGACCGCGACGGGCGGGTGGTGGTGCTGCCGCTGTATCCGCAGTACTCCACCACCACCACCGCGTCGGTGGTCGACGTGGTGCGCAGGGTGATGCCGGCCGCACAGGTGCGCGTGGTCGACGAGTATTCGGTGGATCCCGGCTGGGTGCACGCGGTGGCCGCGTCGATCCGCGCGCACTGGCAGGCCAACGGCCGCGGCGAACTGCTGCTGTTCTCGTTCCATGGCATCCCGCAGCGGCTGGTGGATGCCGGTGATCCCTACGAGCGCCAGTGCCATGCCGGGGCGCAGGCGATCGTCGCCGCGCTTGGACTCGAGGACGGCGAATGGCAGACCGCGTTCCAGTCGCGCTTCGGTGCGGGCGCCTGGCTCAAGCCCGCGACCGACGCCACGTTGCGCGCGCTGGCAGGAGCCGGCACGCGCCGCGTCGACGTGGTCTGCCCGGGCTTCTCGGCCGACTGCCTGGAGACGCTCGAGGAGATCGCGATCCAGAACGCGGAACTGTTCCGCGAACATGGTGGCGAGACGCTCGCCTACATCCCCTGCCTCAACGACGCGCCGGCGCACGCCGACGCGATCGCGGCCATCGCCATGCGCGAACTTGCGGCGTGGCGCTGA
- the tatA gene encoding Sec-independent protein translocase subunit TatA, translated as MGSFSIWHWLIVLVVVLLIFGTKRLRGAGRDLGEAVKGFKKGMSDDDDKPAGQLGDQSRESDKASEHHDDNVKR; from the coding sequence ATGGGCAGTTTCAGCATCTGGCATTGGCTCATCGTGCTGGTGGTCGTGCTGCTGATCTTCGGCACCAAGCGCCTGCGCGGCGCCGGCCGTGACCTGGGCGAAGCGGTGAAGGGCTTCAAGAAGGGCATGTCCGACGACGACGACAAGCCGGCCGGCCAGCTCGGCGACCAGTCGCGCGAAAGCGACAAGGCCTCCGAACACCACGACGACAACGTCAAGCGCTGA
- a CDS encoding YdcH family protein, with translation MHFSDTSEQARLVRRLVELKAEHRDLDAAIAGLQASIAADELEVKRLKKRKLQLKDCIERLESALIPDEPA, from the coding sequence ATGCACTTCTCCGACACTTCAGAGCAGGCTCGACTCGTACGCCGGCTGGTCGAGCTGAAGGCCGAGCATCGCGACCTCGACGCCGCGATCGCCGGCCTGCAGGCATCCATCGCGGCGGACGAGCTCGAGGTGAAGCGCCTCAAGAAGCGCAAGCTGCAGCTGAAGGATTGCATCGAGCGCCTGGAATCGGCGCTGATCCCCGACGAACCCGCCTGA